A DNA window from Hordeum vulgare subsp. vulgare chromosome 1H, MorexV3_pseudomolecules_assembly, whole genome shotgun sequence contains the following coding sequences:
- the LOC123445381 gene encoding very-long-chain (3R)-3-hydroxyacyl-CoA dehydratase 2 — protein sequence MARPSRLYLLAYNSLQAIGWSVAFLRLLACLAPPVSVDSAYAAAGDLICLLQTCAVLETIHAAVGLVPTSPFLAFLQWGGRTHFVLALLRQIPEVQDSPSVFITFMAWSISEVIRYSHYALSTIKVCPAWLTYLRYTAFIPLYPIGVGPGEMWTMYQALPFVKERDLYSGFFAKFSMSYHSFLVGVLLCYPLLWLKLYLHVFKQRKSKLGKADRKKRA from the exons ATGGCGCGCCCCTCGCGGCTCTACCTCCTCGCCTACAACTCCCTCCAGGCCATCGGATG GTCCGTCGCCTTTCTCCGCCTCCTGGCCTGCCTAGCCCCTCCCGTCTCCGTCGACTCCGCATACGCCGCCGCCGGCGACCTCATAT GCCTTCTGCAAACCTGCGCGGTCCTTGAGACCATCCATGCCGCCGTCG GATTGGTGCCCACCTCGCCGTTTCTTGCCTTCTTGCAATGGGGAGGGAGGACTCACTTCGTTCTTGCCCTTCTCCGGCAAATCCCTGAG GTTCAGGACAGCCCATCTGTGTTCATAACGTTTATGGCTTGGAGCATATCTGAG GTTATTCGATACTCTCACTATGCTCTGAGTACCATAAAAGTTTGTCCAGCATGGCTGACTTACCTCAG GTACACTGCTTTTATCCCGTTGTATCCTATCGGGGTAGGACCAGGGGAAA TGTGGACTATGTACCAAGCTCTTCCATTTGTAAAGGAGAGGGACCTCTACTCAGGCTTctttgcaaagttctccatgagctACCATTCATTTCTTGTG GGTGTGCTGCTGTGCTATCCGCTTCTATGGCTGAAGCTGTACCTGCATGTGTTCAAGCAGCGCAAGTCCAAGCTGGGAAAGGCGGACAGGAAGAAACGGGCATGA
- the LOC123445392 gene encoding 50S ribosomal protein L17-like — MGNFRKLGRHAAHRVSMLRTMVSQLVKHERIETTVAKAKEVRRKADQMVQLGKDGTLDAARRASAFVRGDDVVHKLFTELAYRYKDRAGGYTRLLRTRIRIGDAAPMAYIEFVDRENELREAKPATPSPPQRVPLDPWTKSRASQQWAGPKVSQNSKTEGL; from the exons atggggaACTTCCGCAAGCTCGGCCGCCACGCCGCCCACCGCGTCTCCATGCTCAG GACGATGGTGTCGCAGCTGGTGAAGCACGAGCGGATCGAGACCACAGTCGCCAAG GCGAAGGAGGTGCGGcggaaggcggatcagatggtgcAGCTCGGCAAAGAT GGTACCCTAGATGCAGCAAGACGTGCCTCGGCATTTGTTCGGGGTGATGACGTCGTTCACAAGTTATTCACAGAGCTTGCATACCGCTACAa GGATCGAGCTGGTGGGTATACAAGACTACTGCGAACCAGGATACGAATTGGCGATGCTGCACCAATGGCTTACATTGA GTTTGTCGACCGGGAGAATGAACTTCGAGAGGCCAAACCTGCGACTCCATCGCCTCCCCAGCGTGTCCCTCTTGATCCGTGGACCAAGTCCCGTGCTAGCCAACAGTGGGCAGGGCCTAAAGTCAGCCAGAACTCCAAAACAGAAGGGCTATGA
- the LOC123445402 gene encoding probable monofunctional riboflavin biosynthesis protein RIBA 3, chloroplastic isoform X1, which produces MDCVLLSSHSPSYNTVNARLQQCSVSLNSVGFAVIRKGCLSLRCYAIGDAGRRNDPLNENKNGPISQELNGPSASFTTVGAEITQETGDFFVSDAEGDPDKPTDGFSSIEDAINSLREGKFVIAIDDENGDNVGDLVMAADLASPESIAFMIRNGSGIISVGMKEADLERLMLPMMSPVTEIGDISAVASTVTVDARVGISTGVSAADRAKTILALASPDSKPSDLRRPGHIFPLKYRDGGVLKRAGHTEASVDLVALAGLRHVSVLSSIIDPKDGSMASTPALKQMALEHDIPIVSIADLIRYRRKREKLVELIAVSRLPTKWGLFRAYCYQSKLDGTEHIAVAKGDIGDGEDVLVRVHSECLTGDILGSARCDCGEQLDLAMQLIEKSGRGVLVYLRGHEGRGIGLGQKLRAYNLQDQGSDTVEANVELGLAIDSREYGIGAQILRDIGVRTMRLMTNNPAKFVGLKGYGLAVVGRVPVISPITKENQKYLETKRTKMGHLYGSDLPGGLLKEFLNPTEDNATN; this is translated from the exons ATGGACTGCGTTCTTCTGAGCTCACATTCGCCATCATATAATACCGTTAACGCAAG GCTTCAGCAATGCTCTGTTAGCCTCAACAGTGTAGGATTTGCAGTTATCAGAAAGGGGTGCTTAAGTTTAAGGTGCTATGCGATTGGTGATGCAGGGCGTCGAAATGATCCTTTGAACGAGAACAAGAATGGGCCCATTTCGCAAGAACTAAACGGGCCCAGTGCTTCCTTCACAACTGTTGGTGCTGAAATCACTCAAGAAACAGGAGATTTCTTTGTCAGCGATGCCGAGGGTGACCCGGACAAACCGACGGACGGTTTCTCCTCAATCGAGGATGCTATAAATTCGTTGCGCGAAGGAAAG TTTGTTATTGCTATAGATGACGAAAACGGTGACAACGTAGGGGATCTTGTCATGGCAGCCGATCTAGCTAGCCCGGAATCAATTGCATTCATGATCAGAAATGGTTCCGGTATCATCTCAGTGGGCATGAAGGAAGCGGACCTAGAAAGGTTGATGCTTCCTATGATGTCTCCAGTCACAGAAATCGGCGACATTTCAGCTGTTGCTTCCACAGTGACAGTG GATGCCAGAGTGGGCATATCCACTGGTGTATCAGCTGCAGACAGGGCAAAAACCATCCTTGCTCTGGCCTCTCCTGACTCCAAGCCCAGTGATCTCAGAAGGCCAGGCCACATATTCCCCCTCAAATACCGGGACGGAGGCGTGCTGAAAAGAGCCGGGCACACCGAGGCGTCGGTGGATCTTGTCGCATTGGCTGGCTTGCGCCATGTATCTGTCCTGTCGAGCATCATCGACCCGAAAGACGGCTCGATGGCATCAACGCCTGCGCTGAAACAGATGGCTTTGGAGCATGATATCCCGATTGTCTCGATCGCTGATCTCATCCG GTACAGGAGGAAAAGGGAGAAACTGGTGGAACTGATCGCTGTATCTCGTTTGCCTACCAAATGGGGCCTCTTCCGCGCCTACTGCTACCAATCCAAGCTGGATGGAACTGAGCACATCGCTGTTGCCAAG GGCGATATCGGCGATGGGGAAGACGTGCTCGtgagggtgcactcggagtgcctgaCCGGCGACATCCTCGGCTCTGCCCGCTGCGACTGCGGCGAGCAGCTGGACCTCGCGATGCAGCTGATCGAGAAGTCCGGCCGCGGAGTACTCGTGTACCTGCGCGGCCATGAAGGCCGCGGCATCGGGCTCGGCCAGAAGCTCCGCGCCTACAACCTGCAGGACCAAGGCAGCGACACGGTGGAGGCCAACGTCGAGCTCGGCCTCGCCATCGACTCCCGCGAGTACGGCATCGGCGCCCAG ATTCTCAGGGACATTGGCGTGCGCACGATGCGGCTGATGACGAACAACCCGGCCAAGTTCGTTGGGCTCAAGGGGTACGGGCTCGCCGTGGTGGGCCGGGTCCCGGTGATCTCGCCGATCACCAAGGAGAACCAGAAATACCTCGAGACCAAGAGGACCAAGATGGGGCACCTCTACGGCTCCGACCTCCCCGGCGGCCTCCTCAAGGAATTCCTCAATCCCACGGAAGACAACGCCACGAACTAA
- the LOC123445412 gene encoding histone H2B.11: MAPKAEKKPAEKKPAAEEKAEKAPKGEKKPKAEKRLPAAKEGGGGGSDKKAKKKAKKSVETYKIYIFKVLKQVHPDIGISSKAMSIMNSFINDIFEKLAQEAAKLARYNKKPTITSREIQTSVRLVLPGELAKHAVSEGTKAVTKFTSS; encoded by the coding sequence ATGGCGCCCAAGGCGGAGAAGAAGCCCGCGGAGAAGAAGCCGGCAGCGGAGGAGAAGGCCGAGAAGGCGCCCAAGGGGGAGAAGAAGCCCAAGGCGGAGAAGCGGCTGCCGGCGGccaaggagggcggcggcggcggctcggacaAGAAGGCCAAGAAGAAGGCCAAGAAGAGCGTGGAGACGTACAAGATCTACATCTTCAAGGTGCTCAAGCAGGTTCACCCGGACATCGGCATCTCCTCCAAGGCCATGTccatcatgaactccttcatcaacgacatcttcgaGAAGCTCGCGCAGGAGGCCGCCAAGCTCGCCAGGTACAACAAGAAGCCCACCATCACCTCCCGGGAGATCCAGACCTCCGTGCGCCTCGTCCTCCCCGGCGAGCTCGCCAAGCACGCCGTCTCCGAGGGCACCAAGGCCGTCACCAAGTTCACCTCCTCCTAG
- the LOC123445402 gene encoding probable monofunctional riboflavin biosynthesis protein RIBA 3, chloroplastic isoform X2, whose amino-acid sequence MAADLASPESIAFMIRNGSGIISVGMKEADLERLMLPMMSPVTEIGDISAVASTVTVDARVGISTGVSAADRAKTILALASPDSKPSDLRRPGHIFPLKYRDGGVLKRAGHTEASVDLVALAGLRHVSVLSSIIDPKDGSMASTPALKQMALEHDIPIVSIADLIRYRRKREKLVELIAVSRLPTKWGLFRAYCYQSKLDGTEHIAVAKGDIGDGEDVLVRVHSECLTGDILGSARCDCGEQLDLAMQLIEKSGRGVLVYLRGHEGRGIGLGQKLRAYNLQDQGSDTVEANVELGLAIDSREYGIGAQILRDIGVRTMRLMTNNPAKFVGLKGYGLAVVGRVPVISPITKENQKYLETKRTKMGHLYGSDLPGGLLKEFLNPTEDNATN is encoded by the exons ATGGCAGCCGATCTAGCTAGCCCGGAATCAATTGCATTCATGATCAGAAATGGTTCCGGTATCATCTCAGTGGGCATGAAGGAAGCGGACCTAGAAAGGTTGATGCTTCCTATGATGTCTCCAGTCACAGAAATCGGCGACATTTCAGCTGTTGCTTCCACAGTGACAGTG GATGCCAGAGTGGGCATATCCACTGGTGTATCAGCTGCAGACAGGGCAAAAACCATCCTTGCTCTGGCCTCTCCTGACTCCAAGCCCAGTGATCTCAGAAGGCCAGGCCACATATTCCCCCTCAAATACCGGGACGGAGGCGTGCTGAAAAGAGCCGGGCACACCGAGGCGTCGGTGGATCTTGTCGCATTGGCTGGCTTGCGCCATGTATCTGTCCTGTCGAGCATCATCGACCCGAAAGACGGCTCGATGGCATCAACGCCTGCGCTGAAACAGATGGCTTTGGAGCATGATATCCCGATTGTCTCGATCGCTGATCTCATCCG GTACAGGAGGAAAAGGGAGAAACTGGTGGAACTGATCGCTGTATCTCGTTTGCCTACCAAATGGGGCCTCTTCCGCGCCTACTGCTACCAATCCAAGCTGGATGGAACTGAGCACATCGCTGTTGCCAAG GGCGATATCGGCGATGGGGAAGACGTGCTCGtgagggtgcactcggagtgcctgaCCGGCGACATCCTCGGCTCTGCCCGCTGCGACTGCGGCGAGCAGCTGGACCTCGCGATGCAGCTGATCGAGAAGTCCGGCCGCGGAGTACTCGTGTACCTGCGCGGCCATGAAGGCCGCGGCATCGGGCTCGGCCAGAAGCTCCGCGCCTACAACCTGCAGGACCAAGGCAGCGACACGGTGGAGGCCAACGTCGAGCTCGGCCTCGCCATCGACTCCCGCGAGTACGGCATCGGCGCCCAG ATTCTCAGGGACATTGGCGTGCGCACGATGCGGCTGATGACGAACAACCCGGCCAAGTTCGTTGGGCTCAAGGGGTACGGGCTCGCCGTGGTGGGCCGGGTCCCGGTGATCTCGCCGATCACCAAGGAGAACCAGAAATACCTCGAGACCAAGAGGACCAAGATGGGGCACCTCTACGGCTCCGACCTCCCCGGCGGCCTCCTCAAGGAATTCCTCAATCCCACGGAAGACAACGCCACGAACTAA